From a region of the Argiope bruennichi chromosome 8, qqArgBrue1.1, whole genome shotgun sequence genome:
- the LOC129981283 gene encoding malignant T-cell-amplified sequence 1-like, producing the protein MFKKFDEKDHVSGVTQLKSSVQKGIRTKLLDQFPYLEDYMNQILPKKENLRVVKCHDHIEIIVGANGELLFFRQREGPYFPTLRLLHKYPFICPWEQVDRGAIRFVLSGANIMCPGLTSPGAKMTPVPKGSVVAIMAEGKEHALAVGLTSLSTEEIAKVNKGIGVENIHYLNDGLWQMKPVK; encoded by the exons ATGTTCAAGAA GTTTGATGAAAAAGATCATGTCTCTGGTGTTACACAGCTAAAATCATCTGTCCAGAAAGGTATTCGAACAAAGCTCCTTGATCAATTTCCTTACTTAGAAGATTACATGAATCAAATTCTTCCTAAAAAGGAAAATCTGCGAGTTGTgaaatg CCATGATCACATAGAAATTATTGTAGGAGCCAATGGAGAATTACTTTTCTTTCGACAAAGAGAAGGCCCTTATTTCCCTACCTTAAGGCTTTtacataaat ATCCCTTTATATGCCCTTGGGAACAAGTAGACCGTGGAGCAATTCGGTTTGTACTAAGTGGAGCAAATATTATGTGTCCAGGTCTAACTTCTCCTGGTGCAAAAATGACACCTGTTCCAAAAGGCTCTGTTGTT GCTATTATGGCAGAAGGTAAAGAACATGCTCTTGCTGTAGGTTTAACATCTCTGTCTACTGAAGAAAT agCAAAAGTAAACAAAGGCATTGGTgtagaaaatatacattatttaaatgatGGTCTATGGCAAATGAAacctgtaaaataa